The following proteins are encoded in a genomic region of Natrinema sp. DC36:
- a CDS encoding helix-hairpin-helix domain-containing protein, translating into MTENLTDIGGIGPAIAEALEEAGFETADDVRAASVDELADVHMIGVKSAKGILEGGPSHRGRDPKLTKQRQEAIAEMLENGQSVAAACRCNGIGQTTFYEWLERADDQDEGIYADFADRVASARGAGEAKLVDDLLDIAREKGDARTVLSVLKNRYPESWGEHDDDDAGSGSVEVYLTSEKD; encoded by the coding sequence ATGACCGAGAACCTCACCGATATCGGCGGTATCGGCCCAGCGATAGCCGAGGCGCTCGAGGAGGCTGGCTTCGAGACCGCCGATGACGTCCGCGCTGCGAGCGTCGACGAGCTCGCCGACGTCCACATGATCGGTGTGAAGTCGGCTAAGGGTATCCTCGAGGGCGGGCCCAGCCACCGCGGTCGTGATCCGAAGCTCACGAAGCAGCGCCAGGAGGCGATCGCGGAGATGCTCGAGAACGGACAGTCGGTCGCTGCAGCGTGTCGGTGTAACGGCATCGGCCAGACGACGTTCTACGAGTGGCTCGAGCGAGCCGACGACCAGGACGAAGGCATCTACGCGGATTTTGCGGACAGGGTCGCGAGCGCGCGAGGTGCCGGCGAAGCAAAGCTCGTCGACGACCTGCTCGATATCGCCCGCGAGAAAGGCGACGCTCGGACAGTCCTCTCGGTGCTCAAGAACCGCTACCCCGAGTCGTGGGGCGAGCACGATGACGACGACGCCGGCTCCGGCAGCGTCGAGGTCTACCTCACATCGGAGAAGGACTGA